ACCGCGGAGGTGCCGGGGGTGGTGAGCGTCACCTACAACGTCACCAAGAAGCCGCCCTCGACGATTGAAGCCATCTGAGCACCAGGACCTGCGGCCAGCAATAGGAGCGCCGGCGTTTCCGGAGTACTTGCCCTTGTGGGTTTCCTGCCGCCCCAGGTAACGAACCCATTGGCAGACCAGAGGGCGATATCGATAGAGGTCAGATACCGCGTCGGATGTCGTCGATGCCCGCTTCCACCCTTTCTTTGACGCCCGCCTGCAATTCGTTCAACCGATCGCGCACACGGACCTTGTACACCTCGTCCTTGATGGCTGAGAGATTGATCTCCACGTTGAGCGCCGCTCCCACCACACCTGAGTAGGCGGCCTGCAATCCCACGGCGACATCCGTGGCGGCGTTCTTGTTGCACTTTCCTGCAATCACCAGCAGCTCATCGATGACCTTCCTGCACAGCTCGACCGTGGACAGAGGAATCTCTGCGGCGCATTTGTAGGCGTTTTGGATCCGCTGAGTGCGGAAGATCTTTTCCTCCTCGTTCTTCTTTGACAACTTAAATGCCTTCATGACGTCCTCGTAGGCATCAGCATCCAGATCGATCGCCAAGGTGAGCTTGGATCGCAGCTCGTCGAACAAGCGCGCCTTCTCTTCGAAGAGCGACTGGACCGATTCGTATCCCTTCTTCCCGAGGGTCAGTCTGCTCGTCATCGCTCCTAGGGCTGCGCCCATGGCCCCGGACAAGCAAGCAGCGCTTCCTCCACCAGGGGTCGGAGACCCGGATGCCAGGGTTTGAAGGAACTTGTCCATTCTCATCGATCTGAGCGTTGGCGACTGGGCATCCAACTCCTCCAATCTCTTTTCGATGATCTGGCTGCGCTCCCATCCGTCCGTCAGCTGGAGACAGTGCTCGGCCGCATCGAACAGCGCATCGGCTGGAACCACACCGTACACTTCGCTCCTGATGACCCTGACGCCCTTCCTCTCGGCTTCCTTGCGCACCGCCTCGAACACCGCCTGCATGGGGGTCTTCGTGAAATCGTTCAGATTGATGGACACCTGCACGTGGGGCTTGGTCCGGAAGCCCATCGCCTTCACGTAGGGGAATCCTCCGTCCTTCTGCCGGATGCTCTTGGCTATGCTCTTGGCGACGTCGACATCGCTCGTATCCAAGTATATATTGTAGGCGATGAGGAACGCCCTGGCGCCGATGACGGTGGCACCGGCCTTCGGCAGTGCCGACGGCCCGAAATCCGGCTTGCGGTCCGGATCGGAGCGGATGGATTCCTTGAGCCCTTCATACTGCCCTTTGCGGATGTTGGCTAGATCCACACGATCCGACCGGCTGGCCGCCGCCTCGTACAGATAGGTCGGGATGCCCAGCTCCCGGCCGACCTTCTCTGCCAGCCTTCGAGCCAGCTCGATACATCCCTTCAGATCGATGTCGCTGATCGGAACGAACGGTACAACATCCGTGGCACCGATCCTCGGATGTTCGCCCTTGTGCTGGTCCATGTCGATGAGCTCGGCCGCTTTCTTTATGCCAGCGAAGGCCGCGTCGAACACCTCCGTCGGCTCTCCGACCATCGTCACCACGGTCCGATTATGATCAGGATCGCTCCGAGAGTCTAGAATCTTGACCGATCCACTCTCTCGCATCGCCTTCAGGATGGCGTCTACGACCTCCTTCCGCCTCCCTTCGCTGAAGTTGGGAACGCACTCCACCAGAGCCATCTTCTCTCCCCTAACATGGACCGGTCAGCTACATAACTCGATGTCCGCGGCAGACGACCAAGGAAGGATGGATAGCGCCCTGGCGATACAGTATCTCCTTGAAGCTCTCGCATGGAAAGCCGACCAGGTCCGCTACGAATCCCGGTTTGATCGTTCCTCGGTCTTCGAGACCGAGGGCTCTCGCCGCCCGATACGTGATACCGGCCAACGTCTCGGCCATGCTCAGCCTCTGGTCCGCTCCTAGCAAGGCGGCTTGGGTCAGTAGGTCGCCCATCGGAGCGGAGCCAGGGTTCCAATCGGAGGCAATGACGACGCTCAAACCCATATCCAGCATCTTCCGCACCGGAGCGAACGGCCCTCCCAGACCTAGAGAGGAACCGGGAAGGGCGATCGCCACCACACCTTTCTCGAGTAGAGCTCGCATCTCCCGCTCCGTGCTCTGCTCCAGATGGTC
The Methanomassiliicoccales archaeon genome window above contains:
- the ftcD gene encoding glutamate formimidoyltransferase, with amino-acid sequence MALVECVPNFSEGRRKEVVDAILKAMRESGSVKILDSRSDPDHNRTVVTMVGEPTEVFDAAFAGIKKAAELIDMDQHKGEHPRIGATDVVPFVPISDIDLKGCIELARRLAEKVGRELGIPTYLYEAAASRSDRVDLANIRKGQYEGLKESIRSDPDRKPDFGPSALPKAGATVIGARAFLIAYNIYLDTSDVDVAKSIAKSIRQKDGGFPYVKAMGFRTKPHVQVSINLNDFTKTPMQAVFEAVRKEAERKGVRVIRSEVYGVVPADALFDAAEHCLQLTDGWERSQIIEKRLEELDAQSPTLRSMRMDKFLQTLASGSPTPGGGSAACLSGAMGAALGAMTSRLTLGKKGYESVQSLFEEKARLFDELRSKLTLAIDLDADAYEDVMKAFKLSKKNEEEKIFRTQRIQNAYKCAAEIPLSTVELCRKVIDELLVIAGKCNKNAATDVAVGLQAAYSGVVGAALNVEINLSAIKDEVYKVRVRDRLNELQAGVKERVEAGIDDIRRGI